In Zingiber officinale cultivar Zhangliang chromosome 1A, Zo_v1.1, whole genome shotgun sequence, a genomic segment contains:
- the LOC122001761 gene encoding uncharacterized protein LOC122001761 translates to MTTIVNLVTSSAKRNAELQSAQVNEIARSVVVGERETGRGANQIGTLHRAGTTRWSSHFESICDLIDKYNAIINVLENIVTYGSSTSMRGEAGGSLIVMKSFDFIFILHLMHKIMGITDLLCRALQHKSLDIINAMDLVSTTKALLLTLRNDGFDILLSYVKSFCTRLDIDIPDMSAHYKHSSRSCRQKDTITVEHHFHYDIFNTTIDFQLEELNSRFSDETVELLMLSSALDPKDNFNWFNIDKICTLAEKYYPEDFTEQEMHNLRCQLQHYELNVLIRLDLTLPVSTATTERAFSAMKHMKTVLRNRMGEDFLTDYMIIHIERELAASIDSDSIIDEYYTLKNRRSQLQ, encoded by the exons ATGACGACTATTGTTAATCTTGTTACATCTTCTGCCAAACGCAATGCCGAGTTACAATCTGCTCAAGTTAATGAAATTGCACGTTCTGTTGTTGTCGGTGAACGTGAGACTGGGCGAGGAGCTAATCAGATTGGTACTTTACATCGAGCAGGAACTACTCGTTGGAGCTCCCATTTTGAATCTATTTGCGACTTAATAGATAAGTATAATGCAATTATTAATGTGCTTGAAAACATTGTCACTTATGGTTCCTCTACTTCGATGCGTGGGGAAGCCGGCGGTTCCTTAATAGTGATGAAGTCTtttgatttcatttttattttgcatttgaTGCATAAAATTATGGGGATCACAGATTTACTTTGTCGTGCCTTGCAACATAAATCTCTTGATATCATAAATGCAATGGATTTGGTCTCTACAACTAAAGCACTTCTTCTAACATTGAGAAATGATGgttttgatattcttctttcatATGTCAAATCATTTTGCACAAGATTAGATATTGATATACCAGACATGAGTGCTCATTATAAGCATTCTAGTCGTTCATGTCGGCAAAAGGATACCATCACAGTTGAGCATCACTTTCATTACGATATATTTAATACTACAATAGATTTTCAATTGGAAGAGTTAAACTCTAGATTCAGTGATGAGACAGTAGAACTTCTTATGCTTAGCTCTGCCTTAGAtccaaaagataattttaattggTTCAACATTGATAAGATTTGCACTCTCGCTGAGAAGTATTATCCCGAGGACTTCACTGAACAGGAAATGCATAATTTGAGGTGTCAACTACAACATTATGAGCTCAATGTG TTGATTCGTCTAGATTTAACTTTGCCTGTTTCTACGGCAACTACAGAGCGTGCATTTTCAGCTATGAAGCATATGAAAACAGTTCTTCGTAATAGAATGGGAGAGGATTTTCTGACAGATTATATGATTATTCACATTGAGAGAGAGCTTGCTGCAAGTATTGATTCAGATTCTATAATTGATGAATATTATACTTTGAAGAATCGTAGATCACAACTTCAATaa
- the LOC122028805 gene encoding uncharacterized protein At1g01500-like isoform X2, whose amino-acid sequence MVDQTPAEDEGLSLPQRTVRVNSGCPRGISLPPPSPSSWLEIRLFYVRVYPCAVDAVPPQVTLSYLRRDVGAVIEINSARVPSSDPTSLSLRRDRLDHDAAEVTYVSTDSVRIAEAVDFQICDDRGNLLLRGSLGRTEALLNNSSVSFDQHHSPDKNPNGWSMDCYSAASTGASAFVQSRLGIFPPSFEVYVAGCFATVPVILTQTVQLSGRRKAVRPGNLDSIPEDEETSGHQELVLRRASSSLAEETNECDLSIHERHGYYYPGGWYSEEDDGQLTWFNAGVRVGVGIGLGMCVGIGIGVGLLMRSYRATTTNFKRRFF is encoded by the exons ATGGTAGATCAGACACCGGCGGAGGACGAGGGCCTTTCTCTTCCCCAGAGGACCGTCAGAGTTAACTCCGGCTGCCCTAGAGGCATCTCCCTTCCGCCCCCTTCGCCTTCTTCGTGGCTCGAGATTCGCTTATTCTATGTCCGTGTCTACCCCTGCGCCGTCGACGCCGTTCCGCCCCAGGTTACCCTCTCCTACCTCCGTCGCGATGTGGGCGCCGTCATCGAGATCAACAGTGCACGCGTCCCCTCATCCGATCCTACCTCTCTTTCCCTCCGTCGCGACCGCCTGGACCATGACGCTGCTGAAGTAACTTATGTGAGCACTGATTCCGTGCGGATCGCCGAAGCGGTTGATTTTCAAATCTGCGATGATCGGGGCAACCTACTGCTGCGCGGTTCTCTGGGGAGGACGGAGGCGCTTCTGAACAATTCATCCGTCAGTTTCGACCAACATCATTCGCCCGATAAGAATCCAAACGGATGGAGCATGGACTGTTACTCGGCAGCTTCAACTGGAGCTTCTGCTTTCGTGCAGTCCAGACTCGggatatttccaccctcttttGAGGTCTATGTGGCTGGCTGTTTTGCAACGGTGCCGGTGATCTTGACGCAGACTGTGCAGCTAAGTGGCAGGAGGAAGGCTGTTAGACCTGGAAATCTTGACTCGATTCCAGAGGATGAAGAAACCTCAGGTCATCAAGAGTTAGTTCTTCGAAGGGCATCATCATCA CTTGCAGAGGAAACTAATGAATGTGATTTGAGTATACACGAAAGGCATGGCTACTACTATCCTGGAGGTTGGTACTCCGAGGAGGACGATGGGCAACTAACCTGGTTCAATGCTGGTGTAAGAGTCGGTGTTGGAATAGGATTGGGAATGTGTGTTGGAATAGGAATTGGCGTTGGACTTCTTATGCGTTCGTACCGGGCCACCACCACTAACTTCAAAAGGCGATTCTTTTGA
- the LOC122028805 gene encoding uncharacterized protein At1g01500-like isoform X1 — protein sequence MVDQTPAEDEGLSLPQRTVRVNSGCPRGISLPPPSPSSWLEIRLFYVRVYPCAVDAVPPQVTLSYLRRDVGAVIEINSARVPSSDPTSLSLRRDRLDHDAAEVTYVSTDSVRIAEAVDFQICDDRGNLLLRGSLGRTEALLNNSSVSFDQHHSPDKNPNGWSMDCYSAASTGASAFVQSRLGIFPPSFEVYVAGCFATVPVILTQTVQLSGRRKAVRPGNLDSIPEDEETSGHQELVLRRASSSIEYRVLPPRLWCSGRTSRLSPKHQRFEPQLWRICRNFSSKWGTQLNDADLLGCPLRSLPGLPWWPVGNFRGAGPVTPRSTLPSLVNH from the exons ATGGTAGATCAGACACCGGCGGAGGACGAGGGCCTTTCTCTTCCCCAGAGGACCGTCAGAGTTAACTCCGGCTGCCCTAGAGGCATCTCCCTTCCGCCCCCTTCGCCTTCTTCGTGGCTCGAGATTCGCTTATTCTATGTCCGTGTCTACCCCTGCGCCGTCGACGCCGTTCCGCCCCAGGTTACCCTCTCCTACCTCCGTCGCGATGTGGGCGCCGTCATCGAGATCAACAGTGCACGCGTCCCCTCATCCGATCCTACCTCTCTTTCCCTCCGTCGCGACCGCCTGGACCATGACGCTGCTGAAGTAACTTATGTGAGCACTGATTCCGTGCGGATCGCCGAAGCGGTTGATTTTCAAATCTGCGATGATCGGGGCAACCTACTGCTGCGCGGTTCTCTGGGGAGGACGGAGGCGCTTCTGAACAATTCATCCGTCAGTTTCGACCAACATCATTCGCCCGATAAGAATCCAAACGGATGGAGCATGGACTGTTACTCGGCAGCTTCAACTGGAGCTTCTGCTTTCGTGCAGTCCAGACTCGggatatttccaccctcttttGAGGTCTATGTGGCTGGCTGTTTTGCAACGGTGCCGGTGATCTTGACGCAGACTGTGCAGCTAAGTGGCAGGAGGAAGGCTGTTAGACCTGGAAATCTTGACTCGATTCCAGAGGATGAAGAAACCTCAGGTCATCAAGAGTTAGTTCTTCGAAGGGCATCATCATCA ATTGAATACAGGGTGTTGCCCCCGAGGCTATGGTGCagcggtaggacatccaggttgtcaccgAAACACCAGCGGTTCGAGCCCCAGCTATGGcgaatttgcaggaatttttcctccaaatggggcacgCAACTAAACGATGCTGACCTCCTGGGCTGCCCGTTGCGATCGCTTCCTGGtttaccctggtggccggtgggaaacttccgtggggccgGGCCAGTCACTCCAAGGTCGACGTTACCCAGCCTGGTTAATCATTGA
- the LOC122028816 gene encoding CBS domain-containing protein CBSX3, mitochondrial-like produces MQRAMQSLRLHGNVLKRAVLQHVRVMNPSVLPTVFTRYESVLPSRLEEHGFESTTILDILTAKGKSADGSWLWCTTDDTVYDAVKSMTQHNVGALVVVKPGEEKAIAGIVTERDYLRKIIVQGRSSKETKVGDIMTEENKLITVTPDTKVLRAMQLMTDNRIRHIPVVGEKGMIGMVSIGDVVRAVVSEHREELNRLNAYIQGGY; encoded by the exons ATGCAGAGGGCAATGCAATCACTGCGGCTGCATGGAAATGTTCTTAAACGAGCTGTTCTCCAACATGTTCGAGTCATGAACCCCTCTGTGCTACCAACTGTGTTTACCCGCTATGAGTCAGTTTTGCCATCACGTTTAGAAGAGCATGGATTTGAAAGCACAACTATCCTGGATATTCTCACAGCTAAAGGGAAGAGTGCCGATGGCTCCTGGCTGTGGTGCACAACTGATGACACTGTTTATGATGCTGTCAAATCT ATGACACAACACAATGTTGGAGCTCTGGTGGTGGTGAAACCAGGGGAAGAGAAGGCAATTGCTGGTATTGTTACTGAGAGAG ATTATCTCCGTAAAATCATTGTGCAAGGAAGATCTTCCAAGGAAACTAAAGTTGGTGACATCATGACTGAAGAG AATAAACTTATCACCGTGACTCCAGATACTAAAGTACTGCGGGCAATGCAGCTGATGACAG ACAACCGCATTAGGCACATCCCTGTGGTTGGTGAGAAAGGAATGATTGGAATGGTCTCCATTGGTGACGTTGTTCGAGCTGTGGTGAGCGAGCATCGTGAGGAGCTGAATCGCCTCAATGCTTATATACAAGGAGGATACTAA